In one window of Zingiber officinale cultivar Zhangliang chromosome 11A, Zo_v1.1, whole genome shotgun sequence DNA:
- the LOC122032709 gene encoding histone-lysine N-methyltransferase ATXR4-like, producing the protein MFASGAALFRRRASSAMRRCSVSDAPSWPARFSSSATASERTGPPPIRVSLTESAGRGVFATREIAAGELIHSANPLVVHPSLSLLDKVCYCCLGRLHEAPSPLGSSAAEENDSSKTAASYFCSESCREQSKVFFEIERRLDWSSFHQYCGLKRLKYPLMVKRLACMVISGAASIDSLDILQPASLHPEILAEMDEEFQLLEDTFQSGQFKNDMTFLTKEWYINALARIRINAFRIELVARSYEEMLSSAVAFIAVDAAVGNAVYMLPSFYNHDCDPNTHTIWIDNANAKLKALRHIEEGEELRICYIDTSMGFEARQKILGEGFGFQCRCLRCLSHE; encoded by the exons ATGTTTGCAAGCGGTGCCGCTCTCTTCCGCCGCCGGGCGTCGTCGGCGATGCGACGCTGCTCCGTTTCCGACGCTCCATCATGGCCTGCCCGCTTTTCTTCCTCTGCAACGGCGTCCGAGAGGACAGGCCCGCCGCCGATCCGTGTGTCTCTAACCGAGTCGGCTGGGCGAGGCGTGTTTGCGACCCGGGAAATTGCCGCCGGTGAACTTATACACTCCGCCAACCCTCTCGTCGTTCACCCTTCACTGTCTCTCCTCGACAAA GTCTGTTATTGCTGTCTGGGGAGGTTGCATGAGGCGCCTTCTCCTCTCGGATCCTCTGCTGCGGAAGAGAATGACAGCTCAAAGACCGCTGCTTCCTATTTCTGCAGCGAAAGTTGCAGAGAACAGTCCAAG GTTTTCTTTGAGATAGAACGAAGACTGGATTGGTCGTCATTTCATCAATACTGCGG CTTGAAGAGATTGAAATATCCCTTGATGGTAAAGCGGCTGGCTTGTATGGTTATATCAGGAGCAGCATCTATAGATAGTCTTGACATACTTCAACCTGCTAGCTTACACCCTGAGATATTAGCAGAG ATGGATGAAGAGTTTCAATTGTTGGAGGACACCTTTCAGTCAGGGCAGTTTAAAAATGACATGACAT TTCTAACCAAGGAATGGTATATCAATGCGCTGGCAAGAATTCGCATAAATGCTTTCCGCATCGAGTTGGTTGCAAGATCTTATGAAGAAATGCTTAGCTCAGCGGTTGCTTTCATAGCAGTTGATGCTGCTGTTGGGAATGCTGTTTACATGCTTCCATCATTCTACAATCATGACTGTG ACCCAAATACACACACAATCTGGATAGACAATGCAAACGCAAAGTTGAAGGCCCTTCGCCACATTGAAGAAG GTGAAGAGCTCCGCATTTGCTACATTGACACCAGCATGGGTTTTGAAGCCCGGCAAAAAATTTTGGGTGAAGGGTTTGGTTTTCAGTGTCGTTGCCTTCGATGCTTATCTCATGAGTAA
- the LOC122031984 gene encoding F-box/kelch-repeat protein At1g55270-like, protein MERAVPESLAGHRVVRVQAPLVDSVSCYCRVDAGLKTVVGARKFVPGAKLCLQPEIIPSGTRLRNTRRERSRNQAPLLPGLPDDLAISCLIRVPRVEHQNLRLVSKRWNKLLSGNYFYSLRKKLGVAEEWVYVIKRDRDGKISWHAFDPNYQLWRPLPPVPADYSEALGFGCAVLSGCYLYLFGGKDPSKGSMRRVVFYNARTNKWHRAPDMLRKRHFFGSCVINNCLYVAGGECEGNQRTLRSAEVYDPNRNRWASIAEMNTGMVPFIGVVYEGKWFLKGFDSHRQVVSEVYTPTANAWSTVSGAIVTGWRNPSISLNGRLYASDCRDGCKLRVYEPETDSWDKFMDSKNHLGNSRAFEAVSFVSLNGKLGIIRNNMSISLVDVTDPANIIETNSARVWETIAGKSQIKNFVASLWSSIAGRNGVKGHIVHCQVLQA, encoded by the exons ATGGAGAGGGCTGTTCCGGAAAGCTTGGCCGGTCACCGAGTTGTTCGCGTGCAAGCTCCGCTG GTTGATTCTGTATCATGCTATTGCAGAGTAGATGCTGGTTTGAAAACAGTAGTAGGAGCTAGAAAATTTGTTCCTGGTGCTAAGCTCTGTCTACAACCTGAAATTATACCCAGTGGGACAAGATTGAGGAACACACGGAGGGAGAGGAGTAGAAACCAAGCACCTCTATTACCTGGTCTCCCAGATGATCTTGCTATTTCTTGCTTGATTCGGGTTCCTCGAGTTGAACATCAAAACCTCCGATTAGTTAGCAAAAGATGGAATAAACTTTTGTCTGGAAATTACTTCTACTCTCTTAGGAAAAAGCTAGGGGTGGCAGAGGAGTGGGTGTATGTCATCAAGAGAGACCGCGATGGGAAGATATCCTGGCATGCATTTGATCCTAATTATCAACTCTGGAGACCACTTCCACCTGTTCCTGCTGATTATTCTGAAGCTCTTGGTTTTGGTTGTGCTGTTCTTAGTGGCTGCTACCTCTACCTATTCGGCGGTAAAGATCCATCAAAGGGATCAATGAGGCGTGTAGTCTTCTACAATGCTAGGACAAACAAATGGCACAGAGCTCCAGACATGCTTCGGAAACGCCATTTCTTTGGTTCTTGTGTCATCAATAACTGCCTATATGTTGCTGGTGGGGAATGTGAAGGGAACCAAAGAACTCTTCGGTCAGCTGAGGTTTATGATCCTAACAGGAACAGATGGGCATCCATTGCTGAAATGAACACTGGAATGGTCCCTTTTATTGGCGTTGTTTATGAGGGCAAatggtttttaaaaggttttgaTTCACACCGTCAGGTTGTGAGTGAAGTTTATACTCCTACTGCCAATGCATGGTCCACTGTTAGCGGTGCAATAGTTACAGGTTGGCGAAATCCCagtatttcattgaatggaaggcTTTATGCATCAGATTGCAGGGATGGATGTAAGCTTAGAGTCTATGAACCAGAAACAGACTCATGGGATAAGTTCATGGACAGCAAAAATCATCTAGGAAATTCTAGGGCCTTTGAGGCTGTATCATTTGTTTCTCTTAATGGGAAGCTGGGTATTAttaggaacaacatgagcataagtCTAGTTGATGTGACAGATCCAGCAAATATCATAGAGACAAACAGTGCTCGTGTGTGGGAAACTATTGCTGGCAAAAGCCAAATTAAGAATTTTGTGGCAAGCCTATGGTCCTCTATCGCAGGACGCAATGGAGTGAAGGGCCATATCGTTCACTGTCAGGTGCTTCAAGCATAA